In Candidatus Melainabacteria bacterium, the genomic stretch ACTATCCAACAGTGTCGTATCTTCGGCTGTGCCTTTGAGATAGCTGACATTTTCTACGTCTAAACTCTGGTTTTCTGCCTGTGTGCGCATATCATCGTTGGGTTCGATACCGATCACTGTCGGTCCCTGTGCTGCGATCAGGCGGGAAGATATTCCCGTTCCCGAGCCGATATCAATGAGCGTGCTTTCGGCGGTCAGTCGACACCGTTCGACAATGAACACAATAGCTTGAGTGGGATAGCTTGGACGGCTCTTCGCGTAAACTTCCGCTAGCCCCGAGAAACGCTCGGTGGGTTTGTGTTTTGATAATTCAGTCATGATGGAATTTTCGCACAAACGACTTCTTGACATCGCGATAGCTAGCGCAATTTATCTTCGATTGTGCGCAAATGTAAAGAGTTATATGTCGGGCCCGAAATAGGTTTTACGTCGTGCGCGCGCGTAATTTGTAGGTACATCGTTCTCTCCCCACCTCTCTAGCTGACTTCGCCAACAATTTAGCAGCAGCACAGCTTCTCTCTGAGTTTCCCGACGCGTCAGTGTCAGGTGTTCAGAGCTTCGCTGCTGCAAAAATTGCTGGCAAAAGGTAGGCAAGGGGAGTGGTTGAGGCGGTGTACAAGCGCGAGTGGGTGCCGTTGACATTGCAGGCCCCGCTCAATTTACCCGAACTGCACCGACTTTCGCGGCAAGCCGCTCGGTAGGTTCGGGCCCATCGACACTGCATGGAGGTAATCCAAATGCGTAAGACTCTCACCGCAATCGCCCTTCTGTCGCTCCTCGTCCTGGGTGGCTGCGCCACTCCGCTGGGGCAGCAGTACGGAGCGATGGGCGCCGCGGGTGGTGCCATCGTCGGCGGCCTGGTCACTGGTGACATCCGTGGCGTCGCTGCCGGAGCCGTCATCGGCGGACTCGGCGCCGGCGCTGTCGGCGACCAGCAGGCCTTCGAGAATCAGCGCCGGCAGCAGTACGGCCAGTCCTATCCCCGTCGTGGTTATCAGGACTATGGCTACCAGGGTGGCGGCTACGTCCGTCCCTGCCAGCAGATGCGCCAGCCGGTCTACGACCCGTACGGCAACTACGTCGGCTTCCAGGTCGTCTGCCGCTGACCCGCGCCACTGCAGGCAAATTGCGTCTGCAGTCGTGAACAGTCTCGTCTTCTAAGTCCGGTAGGGCCAAAGCTCTTGCCGGACTTCGGTAGTAAGTGGTTTCCGTGCCGTGCGCACAATGTCGAACATCTGAAGGAGGCTGCCATGTAAACCAGGAGCTTTCGCGACCTCGAATGCATGAGGCATTCGCTGGAGGCGCGGAACAGTGACAAAGATGGAAAAGCGGCGGGCGCAGTTCTATAGCCTCTCGCGAATGCCATTAGCGTCACTGTTCAACCCCCAGAAGAAAGGCGTCCACATGGACCTTTCCGTAAAGACCCTGAAGCTGGCTCACAAAGCCAGCTCCAACCACCGCGCACTGCTCAATCAGAGCGAACTGTGCGGCTGCTTCTACTGCGAAGCAACGTTCAGCCCTGAGGAGATACGCGAGTACACCGACCGCGGTCAAACCGCCCTGTGCCCGCGCTGCTCCATCGACTCAGTCATTCCTGCCGCTGCCGGATACGCGCTCACCGCGCAATTCCTCAGCGCCATGGAGAAGTACTGGTTCGCAGCGGCGTAACCGTGAGAGGGCGTCGGCATCTGCTGACGCCCTCTTTCTTCCTGCAGAGAGGGTTCAGGAACAGCTTATGCCTGTCAGCATAGGCTTTTCGTGAATCTTCGACGCTCCGACTACCTCGTGCCTGACCCGCAAACTTCAACAAGAAGGACTGCCCCGATGTCCACGAGAATGAGCCTGAGCAATCGTTTCTGCTCGATTT encodes the following:
- a CDS encoding cytoplasmic protein codes for the protein MDLSVKTLKLAHKASSNHRALLNQSELCGCFYCEATFSPEEIREYTDRGQTALCPRCSIDSVIPAAAGYALTAQFLSAMEKYWFAAA